The Xanthomonas sp. CFBP 8443 genome has a window encoding:
- the der gene encoding ribosome biogenesis GTPase Der produces MLPLVALVGRPNVGKSTLFNALTRSRDALVHDQPGVTRDRNYGVCRLEPETPFVIVDTGGISGEEEGLAGATADQARSAAGEADLVLFVVDGREGSSSLDDEILAWLRKLARPTLLLINKIDGTDEDQVRAEFARYGLGEAIAVSAAHRHGIDDLLEEVLSRLPEEGAGATLDTDPARMRIAFVGRPNVGKSTLVNRLLGEERMIASEVPGTTRDSIAVDLQRDDRLYRLIDTAGLRRRGRVEEAVEKFSVFKTLQAIEQCEVAVLLLDATEGVTDQDASVLGAILDAGRALVVAVNKWDGLTDYQREQAEALLSRKLGFVPWAEAVRISAKHGSGLRELFRSIHNAHASATRVFSTSEVNQALEVAYETNPPPSIRGHVSKLRYVHPGGSNPPTFIVHGTRLKVLPESYKRYLENFFRKRFKLVGTPVRFMFREGANPYEGKKNVLTERQVAKKRRLMKHVRGK; encoded by the coding sequence ATGCTGCCGCTGGTCGCCCTGGTTGGACGGCCGAATGTCGGCAAGTCCACGCTGTTCAACGCGCTCACGCGCAGCCGCGACGCGTTGGTCCATGACCAGCCCGGCGTCACCCGCGATCGCAACTATGGGGTCTGCCGGCTGGAGCCGGAAACCCCGTTCGTGATCGTCGACACCGGCGGCATCTCCGGCGAGGAGGAAGGCCTGGCCGGCGCCACTGCGGACCAGGCACGCTCTGCCGCCGGTGAGGCGGACCTGGTGCTGTTCGTGGTCGACGGACGCGAGGGTTCGTCCTCGCTCGACGACGAGATCCTCGCCTGGCTGCGCAAGCTGGCGCGGCCGACGCTGTTGCTGATCAACAAGATCGACGGTACCGACGAGGATCAGGTCCGCGCCGAGTTCGCGCGCTATGGCCTGGGCGAGGCGATCGCGGTCTCCGCCGCGCATCGCCACGGCATCGACGACCTGCTCGAGGAAGTGCTGTCGCGCTTGCCGGAAGAGGGCGCCGGCGCGACGCTGGACACCGATCCCGCACGCATGCGCATCGCCTTCGTCGGCCGTCCCAACGTCGGCAAGTCGACGCTGGTCAACCGGCTGCTCGGCGAAGAGCGGATGATCGCCTCCGAAGTGCCGGGAACCACCCGCGACTCGATCGCGGTCGACCTGCAGCGCGACGACCGCCTGTACCGGCTGATCGACACCGCCGGCCTGCGCCGCCGCGGCCGGGTCGAGGAGGCGGTGGAGAAGTTCAGCGTGTTCAAGACGCTGCAGGCGATCGAGCAATGCGAGGTCGCGGTGCTGCTGCTCGACGCCACCGAAGGCGTTACCGACCAGGACGCCAGCGTGCTCGGTGCGATCCTGGACGCCGGCCGCGCCCTGGTGGTTGCCGTCAACAAGTGGGACGGGCTCACCGACTACCAGCGCGAGCAGGCCGAAGCCTTGCTGTCGCGCAAGCTCGGCTTCGTGCCCTGGGCCGAAGCGGTGCGGATCTCGGCCAAGCATGGCTCCGGCCTGCGCGAGCTGTTCCGCTCGATCCACAACGCGCATGCCTCGGCGACCCGTGTGTTCAGCACCAGCGAAGTCAACCAGGCGCTGGAAGTGGCCTACGAGACCAATCCGCCGCCGAGCATCCGCGGCCATGTCTCCAAGCTGCGCTACGTGCATCCGGGCGGCAGCAATCCGCCGACCTTCATCGTCCACGGCACGCGCCTGAAGGTGTTGCCGGAGTCGTACAAGCGCTACCTGGAAAACTTCTTCCGCAAGCGCTTCAAGCTGGTCGGCACGCCGGTGCGCTTCATGTTCCGCGAAGGCGCCAATCCGTACGAAGGCAAGAAGAACGTGCTGACCGAGCGCCAGGTCGCCAAGAAGCGGCGCCTGATGAAGCACGTCCGCGGCAAGTAG
- the bamB gene encoding outer membrane protein assembly factor BamB, whose translation MMKVVMFKRIATVALLGLALSGCSTVKGWFAGKDAAAKKAAEPAELVDFKPSVKIAKLWSTDAGKGEQRIGVRQHPAVADGKVYLAATSGSVYALDLQTGKTLWEYDAKKARKERLSQVQEQPESQVEGESSKGLTKDERAAYKQRLRNEKQQAKERKRLEKNRPLPRFAGGPGVGEGLVVVGGLNGEVVALDAASGTEKWRAKVPNEVIAAPVVSQNMVFVRSNDGHVTAFDAVTGQQRWFHTQELPTLTVRGNAPVVSGPGVLFVGNDDGTLAALAMQDGRVLWEQTVGVPEGRTELERMSDVDGAPVLDGTTLYAASFKNQTVALEGPSGRPLWTRDHGSAGGVGVSSSSVVVADNAGSVWALDKASGSATWSQPALARRSLTGVAIQGDYAVVGDYKGYLHWLKLDNGEIAARERVGRKALVAQPVVADGILLVQNTKGDLTAFRLGQ comes from the coding sequence CTGATGAAGGTAGTCATGTTCAAGCGCATCGCGACAGTCGCCCTGCTGGGTCTGGCGCTGTCCGGCTGCAGCACGGTCAAGGGCTGGTTCGCGGGCAAGGATGCGGCCGCCAAGAAGGCCGCCGAGCCGGCCGAGCTGGTCGATTTCAAGCCGTCGGTGAAGATCGCCAAGCTGTGGTCCACCGATGCCGGCAAGGGCGAGCAGCGCATCGGCGTGCGCCAGCATCCGGCGGTGGCAGACGGCAAGGTGTACCTGGCCGCGACCTCCGGTTCGGTCTACGCGCTGGACCTGCAGACCGGCAAGACGCTGTGGGAATACGACGCCAAGAAGGCGCGCAAGGAGCGTCTGTCGCAGGTCCAGGAGCAGCCGGAGAGCCAGGTCGAGGGCGAGTCCAGCAAGGGCCTGACCAAGGACGAGCGCGCCGCCTACAAGCAGCGCCTGCGCAACGAGAAGCAGCAGGCCAAGGAACGCAAGCGGCTGGAGAAGAACCGTCCGCTGCCGCGCTTCGCCGGCGGTCCTGGCGTGGGCGAGGGGCTGGTGGTGGTGGGTGGCCTGAATGGCGAAGTGGTCGCGCTCGACGCGGCCAGCGGCACCGAGAAGTGGCGCGCCAAGGTCCCCAACGAAGTGATCGCCGCGCCGGTGGTCTCGCAGAACATGGTGTTCGTGCGCAGCAACGACGGCCACGTCACCGCCTTCGATGCGGTCACCGGGCAGCAGCGCTGGTTCCACACGCAGGAACTGCCGACCCTGACCGTGCGCGGCAACGCGCCGGTGGTGTCCGGCCCGGGTGTGCTGTTCGTCGGCAACGACGACGGCACGCTGGCGGCGCTGGCGATGCAGGACGGGCGCGTGCTGTGGGAGCAGACCGTCGGCGTGCCGGAAGGCCGTACCGAGCTGGAGCGCATGTCCGACGTGGACGGCGCGCCGGTGCTGGACGGCACCACCCTGTACGCGGCCAGCTTCAAGAACCAGACCGTGGCGCTGGAAGGCCCGAGCGGGCGTCCGTTGTGGACCCGCGACCATGGCAGCGCCGGCGGTGTCGGCGTCAGTTCCAGCAGCGTGGTGGTGGCCGACAACGCCGGTTCGGTGTGGGCGCTGGACAAGGCCTCCGGCTCGGCGACCTGGTCGCAGCCGGCGCTGGCGCGGCGCTCGTTGACCGGCGTGGCGATCCAGGGCGACTACGCCGTGGTCGGCGACTACAAGGGTTATCTGCATTGGTTGAAGCTCGACAACGGCGAGATCGCCGCACGCGAGCGAGTGGGACGCAAGGCGCTGGTAGCGCAGCCGGTGGTAGCCGATGGCATCCTGCTGGTCCAGAACACGAAAGGCGACCTGACCGCGTTCCGGTTGGGTCAATAA
- a CDS encoding tetratricopeptide repeat protein: MAIDDLLDEHEQSERVRTWLRKNGAGLIGGIALGIGAIIGWQWWTKQHSSDLAQANARYDAVLKSIQANQLDKAGKDMAALQQGPANIYAELAALRLAKAHADAGKYDQALATLRGLKTEGELKLLVDQRVARLLIQTGKSDEALKLLASADDNQSLEIRGDALIAQGKRDAARDAYAKSLTTLDVAAPQRRLLETKLMDAGGTVPNPAEPI, from the coding sequence ATGGCGATCGACGACCTGCTCGACGAGCACGAACAAAGCGAACGCGTCCGCACTTGGCTCAGGAAAAACGGCGCCGGCCTGATCGGCGGCATTGCCCTGGGCATCGGCGCGATCATTGGCTGGCAGTGGTGGACCAAGCAGCATTCCAGCGACCTGGCGCAGGCCAATGCCCGCTACGACGCCGTGCTCAAGAGCATCCAGGCCAATCAGTTGGACAAGGCGGGCAAGGACATGGCGGCGCTGCAGCAGGGCCCGGCCAACATCTATGCCGAGCTGGCCGCGTTGCGCCTGGCCAAGGCGCATGCCGACGCCGGCAAGTACGACCAGGCCCTGGCGACGCTGCGCGGGCTCAAGACCGAGGGCGAACTGAAGCTGCTGGTCGACCAGCGCGTGGCGCGGCTGCTGATCCAGACCGGCAAGAGCGACGAAGCGCTGAAGCTGCTGGCCTCGGCCGACGACAACCAGAGCCTGGAGATCCGCGGCGATGCGCTGATCGCGCAGGGCAAGCGCGATGCGGCACGCGATGCGTACGCCAAGTCGTTGACCACCCTGGACGTGGCGGCGCCGCAACGGCGACTGCTGGAAACGAAATTGATGGATGCGGGCGGCACCGTGCCGAATCCTGCGGAGCCGATCTGA
- a CDS encoding RodZ domain-containing protein produces MISDSNPNAFDGAKGCGQHLREAREAAGLSIDDVGSRLRMPVHVVRALEEEQWQRLGAPVFVRGQLRSYARLLKVDLEPLLESAHLAPVQPVELISHTHTPPLRRMLESATRRLVYVVITAGLAVPVWYATRTHFAEDGPSTASLDVVPAAPGDVAQPAPSGPGNHAAAAAPVDRAAPSAAPYIASLTPLPRVSSETERVSGTAQKPGLSLSFQGDSWVQIIAADGTPLEKALLKAGEKRDYAPGQVSRIVLGNASAVQVQQSGSTVDLTPYKRANVARFAVSSDGSVVPASE; encoded by the coding sequence GTGATCAGCGATTCCAATCCGAACGCTTTCGACGGCGCCAAAGGTTGCGGACAACACCTCCGCGAAGCGCGCGAAGCGGCGGGCCTGAGCATCGACGACGTCGGTAGCCGCTTGCGCATGCCGGTGCACGTGGTCCGTGCGCTGGAAGAGGAGCAGTGGCAGCGCCTCGGCGCGCCGGTGTTCGTGCGCGGGCAGTTGCGCAGCTACGCGCGCCTGCTCAAGGTGGATCTGGAACCGCTGCTGGAGAGTGCGCACCTGGCGCCGGTGCAGCCGGTGGAGCTGATCAGCCACACCCATACGCCGCCGCTGCGGCGCATGCTCGAGAGCGCCACCCGGCGCCTGGTGTACGTGGTGATCACCGCCGGACTGGCGGTGCCGGTCTGGTATGCGACCCGCACCCATTTCGCCGAGGACGGCCCGAGCACCGCGTCGCTGGACGTGGTCCCGGCCGCCCCGGGCGACGTTGCACAGCCTGCGCCGTCCGGCCCAGGCAACCACGCCGCAGCCGCCGCGCCGGTCGACCGCGCCGCGCCCAGCGCCGCGCCATACATCGCCTCGCTGACCCCGCTGCCGCGCGTCTCCAGCGAAACCGAACGCGTCTCCGGCACGGCGCAAAAGCCTGGCCTGAGCCTGTCGTTCCAGGGCGACAGCTGGGTGCAGATCATCGCGGCCGACGGCACGCCGCTGGAAAAAGCCTTGCTGAAAGCGGGCGAGAAGCGCGACTACGCGCCGGGCCAGGTGAGCCGCATCGTGCTCGGCAATGCGTCGGCGGTCCAGGTTCAGCAATCCGGTAGTACCGTGGATCTGACCCCGTACAAGCGCGCGAACGTGGCCCGCTTTGCGGTATCCTCTGACGGTTCCGTGGTGCCAGCGTCCGAGTGA
- the pilW gene encoding type IV pilus biogenesis/stability protein PilW, with protein sequence MAGLSVALLALLALSACAGRSSTPGKLRSVEQVAPDYDFRDDGAVKARYALQEQLGLAGNRLSGGDLAGAEDHARKALALAPDSVQAQTLLAVVADRRGNAAAAGEHYRKAAELAPNRGETLNNYGAWLCANGAVAESLQWFDRALAAPGYATPASALANAGGCALQIGQRERGARDLRKALALEPGNAYALEAMARDEAAQARFFQARAFSERRLSAAPATASVLQLAIQIEQGLGDRAAAGRYQQRLRKEFPDAATTTPGASAL encoded by the coding sequence ATCGCCGGATTGAGCGTGGCGCTGCTGGCGCTGCTGGCGCTGTCGGCTTGCGCCGGGCGCAGCAGCACGCCGGGCAAGCTGCGCAGCGTCGAGCAGGTGGCGCCGGACTACGATTTCCGCGACGACGGTGCGGTCAAGGCGCGCTACGCGCTGCAGGAGCAGTTGGGCCTGGCCGGCAACCGGCTCAGCGGCGGCGATCTGGCCGGCGCCGAGGACCATGCGCGCAAGGCGTTGGCGCTGGCGCCGGATTCGGTGCAGGCGCAGACCTTGCTGGCCGTCGTCGCCGACCGCCGCGGCAATGCCGCCGCGGCCGGCGAGCACTACCGCAAGGCCGCCGAGCTGGCGCCGAACCGCGGCGAGACCTTGAACAACTACGGTGCCTGGCTATGCGCCAACGGCGCCGTCGCCGAATCGCTGCAATGGTTCGACCGCGCCCTGGCGGCGCCGGGCTACGCCACACCGGCGTCGGCCCTGGCCAATGCCGGCGGTTGCGCGCTGCAGATCGGCCAGCGCGAACGCGGCGCGCGCGACCTGCGCAAGGCGCTGGCGCTGGAGCCGGGCAATGCGTACGCGTTGGAAGCGATGGCGCGCGACGAAGCGGCGCAGGCGCGCTTTTTTCAGGCGCGCGCGTTCTCCGAACGGCGTTTGTCGGCTGCGCCGGCCACCGCATCCGTGTTACAACTTGCTATTCAGATTGAACAAGGGCTGGGCGACAGGGCTGCCGCCGGCCGTTACCAACAGCGGTTGCGCAAGGAGTTTCCCGACGCCGCGACCACGACTCCCGGGGCTAGTGCATTGTGA
- the rlmN gene encoding 23S rRNA (adenine(2503)-C(2))-methyltransferase RlmN: protein MALADPIRTGAVAKQNLLDLDREGLERFFAETLGEARYRAHQVMKWIHHRYVTDFDQMTDLGKALRAKLQQHAEVVVPNIVFDKPSTDGTHKWLLAMGTDGKNAIETVYIPDKGRGTLCVSSQVGCALNCTFCSTATQGFNRNLSTAEIIGQVWVAARHLGNVPHQQRRLTNVVMMGMGEPLMNFDNVVRAMSVMRDDLGYGLANKRVTLSTSGLVPMIDRLSTESDVSLAVSLHAADDALRETLVPLNKKYPVAELMAACARYLRANKRRESVTFEYTLMKGINDQPEHARQLARLMRQFDNAVQAKDAGKVNLIPFNPFPGTRYERSGDTEIRAFQKILLDAQVLTMVRRTRGDDIDAACGQLKGQVMDRTRRQADFQRELQTRADRDAAA from the coding sequence TTGGCGCTCGCCGATCCGATCCGGACCGGCGCGGTAGCCAAGCAGAACCTGCTCGACCTCGATCGCGAGGGCCTGGAGCGTTTCTTCGCCGAGACCCTCGGCGAAGCGCGCTACCGCGCCCACCAGGTGATGAAGTGGATCCACCACCGCTACGTCACCGACTTCGACCAGATGACCGACCTCGGCAAGGCGCTGCGCGCCAAGCTGCAGCAGCATGCCGAGGTCGTCGTCCCCAACATCGTGTTCGACAAGCCGTCCACCGACGGGACCCACAAGTGGCTGCTGGCCATGGGCACCGACGGCAAGAACGCGATCGAGACCGTGTACATCCCCGACAAGGGCCGCGGCACGCTGTGCGTGTCGTCGCAGGTCGGCTGCGCGCTGAACTGCACGTTCTGTTCGACCGCCACCCAGGGCTTCAACCGCAACCTGTCCACCGCCGAGATCATCGGCCAGGTGTGGGTCGCGGCGCGGCACCTGGGCAACGTGCCGCACCAGCAGCGCCGTCTCACCAACGTGGTGATGATGGGCATGGGCGAGCCGCTGATGAATTTCGACAACGTCGTGCGCGCGATGAGCGTGATGCGCGACGACCTGGGCTACGGCCTGGCCAACAAGCGGGTGACGCTGTCGACCTCCGGCCTGGTGCCGATGATCGATCGCCTGTCCACCGAGAGCGACGTGTCGCTGGCGGTTTCGCTGCACGCGGCCGACGACGCGCTGCGCGAGACGCTGGTGCCGCTCAACAAGAAGTACCCGGTCGCCGAACTGATGGCCGCCTGCGCGCGCTACCTGCGCGCCAACAAGCGCCGCGAGTCGGTGACCTTCGAATACACGCTGATGAAGGGCATCAACGACCAGCCCGAGCACGCGCGGCAGCTGGCGCGGCTGATGCGCCAGTTCGACAATGCGGTGCAGGCCAAGGACGCGGGCAAGGTCAATCTGATCCCGTTCAATCCGTTCCCGGGCACGCGCTACGAGCGTTCCGGCGATACCGAGATCCGCGCGTTCCAGAAGATCCTGCTCGATGCGCAGGTGCTGACCATGGTGCGGCGCACGCGCGGCGACGACATCGATGCGGCATGCGGCCAGCTCAAGGGGCAGGTCATGGACCGCACGCGCCGCCAGGCCGACTTCCAGCGCGAGTTGCAGACGCGGGCGGACCGGGATGCGGCGGCCTAG
- the ndk gene encoding nucleoside-diphosphate kinase gives MALERTLSIIKPDAVAKNVIGEIYSRFEKAGLKVVAAKYKQLSRREAEGFYAVHRERPFFNALVEFMISGPVMIQALEGENAVAAHRDLLGATNPKDAAPGTIRADFADSIDANAAHGSDSVENAANEVAYFFAATEVVSR, from the coding sequence ATGGCGCTGGAGCGCACCCTGTCCATCATCAAGCCCGATGCCGTCGCCAAGAACGTCATCGGCGAGATCTATTCCCGCTTCGAGAAGGCCGGCCTGAAGGTCGTGGCCGCCAAGTACAAGCAGCTGTCGCGCCGCGAGGCCGAGGGCTTCTACGCCGTGCACCGCGAGCGTCCGTTCTTCAACGCGCTGGTCGAGTTCATGATCTCCGGCCCGGTGATGATCCAGGCGCTGGAAGGCGAGAACGCCGTGGCCGCGCACCGCGACCTGCTCGGCGCCACCAACCCGAAGGATGCCGCGCCGGGCACCATCCGCGCCGATTTCGCCGACTCGATCGACGCCAACGCCGCGCACGGTTCCGATTCGGTCGAGAACGCCGCCAACGAAGTGGCGTATTTCTTCGCCGCCACCGAAGTGGTTTCGCGCTAA
- a CDS encoding TetR/AcrR family transcriptional regulator encodes MAKQAHFSTKDRILSAAEELFAQHGFTGTSLRQVTSQADVNIAAVNYHFGSKENLVNEVFRRRMDEMTAARLAQLEAAQRQHPGQLGPVLAAFVEPALAMAQDRQSGGAFVRVIARAYAEKNDSLRQFLSDHYGHVLREFGKAIAVCVPELSKEELYWRLDFLAGALTYAMADFGLIKRPAGVSEGAHRAHAARELIRFAEAGFLARAVP; translated from the coding sequence ATGGCAAAGCAAGCGCACTTCTCCACCAAGGACCGCATCCTCAGCGCGGCCGAGGAACTGTTCGCCCAGCACGGCTTCACCGGCACCTCGCTGCGCCAGGTGACCAGCCAGGCCGACGTCAACATCGCCGCGGTGAACTACCACTTCGGCTCCAAGGAAAACCTGGTCAACGAGGTGTTCCGGCGGCGCATGGACGAGATGACCGCGGCGCGCCTGGCGCAGCTGGAAGCCGCCCAGCGCCAACATCCGGGCCAGCTCGGCCCGGTGCTGGCCGCGTTCGTGGAGCCGGCGCTGGCGATGGCCCAGGACCGCCAGAGCGGCGGCGCCTTCGTGCGCGTGATCGCCCGCGCCTACGCCGAGAAGAACGACAGCCTGCGCCAGTTCCTGTCCGACCACTACGGCCATGTACTGCGCGAATTCGGCAAGGCCATCGCCGTCTGCGTGCCCGAGCTGAGCAAGGAAGAACTCTATTGGCGCCTGGATTTCCTGGCCGGTGCCCTGACCTACGCCATGGCCGACTTCGGCCTGATCAAGCGCCCCGCCGGCGTCAGCGAAGGCGCGCACCGCGCCCACGCCGCGCGCGAACTGATCCGTTTCGCCGAAGCGGGCTTCCTGGCCCGCGCCGTGCCCTGA
- a CDS encoding 3-hydroxyacyl-CoA dehydrogenase/enoyl-CoA hydratase family protein gives MSNPLLVRRAAVLGAGVMGAQIAAHLTNAGVDTVLFDLPAKDGHPDGIVLKAIANLTKLSPAPLASPSLAEAITPANYESGLEQLRGCDLIIEAIAERMDWKQDLYKKIAPFVADHAVLASNTSGLGINKLSDVLPEQLRHRFCGVHFFNPPRYMHLAELIPAKGTDAAVLEGLEAFLVTTLGKGVVYAKDTPNFIGNRIGVFSILSTIHHTAQSGLGFDEVDALTGPLVGRPKSATYRTSDVVGLDTMAHVIKTMADTLPDDPWHQYFAAPKWLDALIGKGALGQKVGAGIFRKVGKDIVVLDLEKQDYRPADRGAAPEVVEILKIKNPAEKFAKLRESQHPQAQFLWATFRDLFHYSAYHLADIAETARDVDLAIRWGYGWSLGPFETWQAAGWKQVAQWIADDIVAGKTMSSAPLPDWVFDGRDGVHAAEGSYSPARNAKLPRSALPVYQRQRFPDPLLGEKFAPGETVFENDGLRLWHDGDDIAVVSFKTKMNTVSDQVLDGLQEAVGRAEKGFKGLVIWQQKEPFSAGADLAGALGLLQAGKVDAFEAMVANFQATSQRIKYSLVPVVAAVRGLALGGGCEFQMHSAKTVAALESYIGLVEAGVGLLPAGGGLKEIAVRASQAAGPGGDVFAELKKTFETVAMAKVSTSAVNAKELGLLRGTDKVVFNSYEALYIAKAEARALAEGGYRPPLPARRIQVAGDVGIATFKMLLVNMLEGRFISEYDYEIATRIATVLCGGEVDRGALVDEEWLLKLERKHFVELAQQEKTQARIGHMLKTGKPLRN, from the coding sequence ATGTCCAACCCCCTGCTAGTCCGCCGTGCTGCCGTCCTGGGCGCGGGCGTGATGGGCGCGCAGATCGCTGCGCACCTGACCAACGCCGGCGTCGACACCGTCCTGTTCGACCTTCCCGCCAAGGATGGCCATCCCGACGGCATCGTGCTCAAGGCCATCGCCAACCTGACCAAGCTGAGCCCGGCGCCGCTGGCCAGCCCGTCGCTGGCCGAGGCGATCACCCCGGCCAACTACGAGTCCGGCCTGGAGCAGCTGCGCGGCTGCGACCTGATCATCGAAGCCATCGCCGAGCGCATGGACTGGAAGCAGGACCTGTACAAGAAGATCGCCCCGTTCGTGGCCGATCACGCGGTGCTGGCGTCCAACACCTCCGGCCTGGGCATCAACAAGCTGTCCGACGTGCTGCCCGAGCAACTGCGCCACCGCTTCTGCGGCGTGCACTTCTTCAACCCGCCGCGCTACATGCACCTGGCCGAGCTGATCCCGGCCAAGGGCACCGACGCGGCGGTGCTGGAAGGCCTGGAAGCGTTCCTGGTCACCACTCTGGGCAAGGGCGTGGTCTACGCCAAGGACACCCCGAATTTCATCGGCAACCGCATCGGCGTGTTCTCGATCCTGTCCACCATCCACCACACCGCGCAGTCCGGCCTAGGCTTCGACGAAGTCGACGCGCTGACCGGCCCGCTGGTCGGGCGGCCGAAGTCGGCGACCTACCGCACCTCCGACGTGGTCGGCCTGGACACCATGGCCCACGTCATCAAGACCATGGCCGACACCCTGCCCGACGATCCGTGGCACCAGTACTTCGCTGCGCCGAAGTGGCTGGACGCGCTGATCGGCAAGGGCGCGCTCGGCCAGAAGGTCGGCGCCGGCATCTTCCGCAAAGTCGGCAAGGACATCGTGGTGCTGGACCTTGAGAAGCAGGATTACCGTCCGGCCGACCGCGGTGCGGCGCCGGAAGTGGTCGAGATCCTGAAGATCAAGAACCCGGCCGAGAAGTTCGCCAAGCTGCGCGAGAGCCAGCATCCGCAGGCGCAGTTCCTGTGGGCGACCTTTCGCGACCTGTTCCACTACAGCGCCTATCACCTGGCCGACATCGCCGAAACCGCACGCGACGTGGACCTGGCGATCCGCTGGGGCTACGGCTGGTCGCTGGGTCCGTTCGAGACCTGGCAGGCCGCCGGCTGGAAGCAGGTGGCGCAGTGGATCGCCGACGACATCGTCGCCGGCAAGACCATGTCCAGCGCGCCGCTGCCGGACTGGGTGTTCGACGGTCGCGACGGCGTGCACGCCGCCGAAGGCAGCTACAGCCCGGCGCGCAACGCCAAGCTGCCGCGCTCGGCGCTGCCGGTGTACCAGCGCCAGCGCTTCCCCGATCCGCTGCTGGGCGAGAAGTTCGCGCCGGGCGAGACCGTGTTCGAGAACGACGGTCTGCGCCTGTGGCACGACGGCGACGACATCGCCGTGGTCAGCTTCAAGACCAAGATGAACACCGTCTCCGACCAGGTCCTCGACGGCCTGCAGGAAGCGGTGGGCCGCGCCGAGAAGGGCTTCAAGGGCCTGGTGATCTGGCAGCAGAAGGAACCCTTCTCCGCCGGCGCCGACCTGGCCGGCGCGCTCGGCCTGCTGCAGGCCGGCAAGGTCGATGCGTTCGAGGCGATGGTCGCCAACTTCCAGGCCACCAGCCAGCGCATCAAGTATTCGCTGGTGCCGGTGGTCGCGGCGGTGCGCGGCCTGGCCCTGGGCGGTGGCTGCGAGTTCCAGATGCACAGCGCCAAGACCGTGGCCGCGCTGGAAAGCTACATCGGCCTGGTCGAGGCCGGCGTCGGCCTGCTGCCGGCCGGCGGCGGCCTGAAGGAAATCGCGGTGCGCGCCTCGCAGGCGGCCGGTCCGGGCGGCGACGTGTTCGCCGAGCTGAAGAAGACCTTCGAGACCGTGGCGATGGCCAAGGTCTCCACCTCGGCGGTCAACGCCAAGGAACTGGGCCTGCTGCGCGGCACCGACAAGGTCGTGTTCAACAGCTACGAGGCGCTGTACATCGCCAAGGCCGAAGCGCGCGCGCTGGCCGAAGGCGGCTACCGCCCGCCGCTGCCGGCACGGCGCATCCAGGTCGCCGGCGACGTCGGCATCGCCACCTTCAAGATGCTGCTGGTCAACATGCTGGAAGGCCGCTTCATCAGCGAATACGACTACGAGATCGCCACCCGCATCGCCACCGTGCTGTGCGGCGGCGAAGTCGATCGCGGCGCGCTGGTCGACGAGGAATGGCTGCTCAAGCTCGAGCGCAAGCACTTCGTCGAACTGGCCCAGCAGGAAAAGACCCAGGCGCGGATCGGGCACATGCTGAAGACGGGCAAACCCTTGCGGAACTGA